TCCTCGAGCTGGTTTCGGCCACCGACGTCGGCAGCCTCGGCGCCCTGGGTCTGACCGTGCTCGTCCTGGCCGTGATCCGGGTGCTGAGCGGCGTCGAGGATGCCTTCAACCGGATCTGGGGCGCCGAACGGGCCCGCAGCTGGGTCCGCAGGCTGTCCGACTACATCAGTCTGGCCGTGGCCACACCACTGCTCGTCCTGCTCGCGGTCGGGTTCACCACCGCGGCCCAGAACACCGAGCTGGTCCAGAGCATCCGGGAACAGCCGGCCCTCGGGGAGCTGCTCGACACCCTGTTCGAGCTGACTCCGCTCGCAGCGATGTGGATCGGGCTGACGCTGCTCTACCTGATCCTGCCCAACACCCGGGTCAAACCCACGTCGGCCGCCCTCGGCGGGCTCGTCGGAGCCTTCCTGTGGCAGTTGGCGCAGATCGGCCACGTGAAGTTCCAGATCGGGATGGCCAACTACAACGCCATCTACGCCAGCTTCGCGGCCTTCCCGATCTTCCTCGTGTGGATCTACGTGTCGTGGGTCACGGTGATGTTCGGCGCCGAGTTCGCCCACGCCCACCAGGGGGCCCGCTACCACCGCATGCTGAAGAACCTGGGGCTCGACCTGCGCCGCGAGCGCGACCTGCTGATCCTGCGCGGCTGCACGGAGATCACGCGGGCCTTCCTGGCGGGTCGCGGGCCGGCGCGGCGCGGCAAGGTGGCCGAGTTGCTGCAGGTGCCCCCGTCGAGGCTGGCCGAGGAGATGGAGCCCGTGATCGATGCGGGGATCGTGGTCGACACGATCGTCGAGGACGAGCCGGCCTGGAGTCTGGGTCGCGACCCCTCCGCTACCACCATGAGCGACGTGCTCGCGGCCGTCCACGGCATGAATGCCCGGCGTGGGAAGGAATCCGACGCCGTCCTCAGCGCCTATCGCCGACTGCTCCGATCGCTGACCGGCTCGGAGGCGAACCTCGACCTGACCACGCTCACCCGCCGATCCGAGGGCGCTCCCACCGACGGATCGTGAACGCCGGCGACAGGCGGCCCTTCGTCGGGCACCGCGACAGCACTGGTCCCCTCGGACGGGGCGCGCACGATGGGGGCTTCGCGTGACCGGCCCGGGGCACCGAACAGCGCGAATCTGCTTGCCAGCCTCCGAGGTGACGCCCAAGCTCGGAAGCACTCCTGAGCGCTCCCGACGCCCCGAAGGAGTTCATCGTGGTCCCGAACGATCTGCAGCGGAGCTCGACACCCGAGGACGCCCGCGCCTTCTTCGATCTCGTCGACGAGGTCCGCGCCCTGTTCCACCGACTGCGTGCAGCCGGCGACGCCATGCTGGCCGACGAGGGGATCAACGCCGGCCAGCGCGGACTGCTGTTCGACATTGCACGGGACGATCGGCAGACGGTCCCCGATCTCGCCCGCAAGCGCCCCGTGTCGCGCCAGAGCGTCCAGACCCAGATGGACCACCTGATCGAGCGCGGTCTCGTGGAACGCCGTGAGAACCCCGAACACAAGACGGCGTGGCTGCACTCCCTGACCGACGAGGGCCGAGCCACGGTCGACCGCGTCCGCCGCCGCGAACTCCGCTGGGTGGAACGTGCGGGACTGCCGGTTCCCGTCACCGACCTCGATCGCGCCCGCAACGTGCTCGCACAGGTCCGCGAGCACGTCGAACTCGAAGGTCCCTGACCCGGGGGGAAACGTCGATGAAGGACTTCCTGCGTCACTGGTTGGTGACCTCGATCGCCCTGGCCGTCACCGCGTGGCTGCTGGCCGGCGTCGAGGTCCGCTCGCTGGCCGCGCTCGCCGTGGCGGCCATCGTCATGGGCTTCCTGAATGCGGTGGTCAAGCCGGTGGTCGTGCTGTTGACGCTGCCCCTGACCGTGCTCACGCTGGGCCTGTTCTACCTGATCCTCAACGGAATGTTCTTCGCCCTCGCGGCCTGGCTCGTGCCCGGCTTCTCGGTGGCATCGATCGGCTGGGGTATCGGCGGTGCGATCGTCATGTGGCTGGTGTCGACCTTCGTCGGCAGTCTGGTGCGACCCTCCCCCGACGAGGAATACGGGCCGCACTTCCACGATCGCTACTGAACGGCCTCGAGGTAGCGCAGACCCGTGGAGATCGGCAGACCGTCCGGATCACTCTTCTCGATCGCGAGAAGGTCCTCACGCAGTTTCGCCTGCAGTTCCGGCTCACGATCCACCTTCTGCAACGACTCGAGCAGGTTCCAGCGGAGCAGCCATTCGTCGGGATGCTCCGACAACTCGGCTTCGATGCGCCGGAAGCCGTCGGTCAGATCGGGCGCGTGGGGGTTCTCCCAGAGGCGCAGGGCTTCGCGGTAGAGGTGCAGCACGGCGCCCTCCTCGGCCGCGGTCTCGTTGTCCTTCGGGCGCGGGGCGGTGGCGTGCGAGAACTCGGTC
The Candidatus Krumholzibacteriia bacterium genome window above contains:
- a CDS encoding phage holin family protein, coding for MKDFLRHWLVTSIALAVTAWLLAGVEVRSLAALAVAAIVMGFLNAVVKPVVVLLTLPLTVLTLGLFYLILNGMFFALAAWLVPGFSVASIGWGIGGAIVMWLVSTFVGSLVRPSPDEEYGPHFHDRY
- a CDS encoding YihY/virulence factor BrkB family protein; translated protein: AFAFSVAKGVGGYQRLRDQVIEPFLVSNLGPDTVDAPQAIRSLHDAIDKVLELVSATDVGSLGALGLTVLVLAVIRVLSGVEDAFNRIWGAERARSWVRRLSDYISLAVATPLLVLLAVGFTTAAQNTELVQSIREQPALGELLDTLFELTPLAAMWIGLTLLYLILPNTRVKPTSAALGGLVGAFLWQLAQIGHVKFQIGMANYNAIYASFAAFPIFLVWIYVSWVTVMFGAEFAHAHQGARYHRMLKNLGLDLRRERDLLILRGCTEITRAFLAGRGPARRGKVAELLQVPPSRLAEEMEPVIDAGIVVDTIVEDEPAWSLGRDPSATTMSDVLAAVHGMNARRGKESDAVLSAYRRLLRSLTGSEANLDLTTLTRRSEGAPTDGS
- a CDS encoding MarR family winged helix-turn-helix transcriptional regulator — translated: MVPNDLQRSSTPEDARAFFDLVDEVRALFHRLRAAGDAMLADEGINAGQRGLLFDIARDDRQTVPDLARKRPVSRQSVQTQMDHLIERGLVERRENPEHKTAWLHSLTDEGRATVDRVRRRELRWVERAGLPVPVTDLDRARNVLAQVREHVELEGP